Within Quercus lobata isolate SW786 chromosome 5, ValleyOak3.0 Primary Assembly, whole genome shotgun sequence, the genomic segment atttagtTCTAAATTTCAGAATCCAATGCTTTATGAATAGTTTTAATAAACTCCCTGCATATATTTGAACATTCTCTTGTTTCCAATAAATTTATTCTTACTTaaaatatgtgtgtatatatatatatatatatatatatatatatatttatgggtaattaaaaaaacactattGAACTATTTTCCAACAACACAAAAGAGGGAACATTTGAAAGAAACCCGTGACACTATTACTCGACTTATTaatcatatattattttcattatttcatatattattttagtagaCTCACGTAATGCATGAGAATATATAATTAGTTTGTAATGTGGTATAATAAAGAAGTTGTTCTTTGAAATTTGTTAAAGATAGTTTATTCTCTTTAAaactttttgaataaaagtaatttccatttctttgtttctgtaaatatatcattttattattttgagccCATAACTAAAAaaggaaacctaaaaaaaaatagaatcaatTTAAGGCTCAATTAGTCCGAAATGGACTGAATACATCAAAGTGGATTGAAATAGATCAAATTGAACCAAATGGGACTGAAATGGACTGAATGAACCAAAGTGAAAGGAATGGACCTTAATTGACTAAATTGGACTGAAGTGAACTAAATGGACAAGAGATGATAGAAATGGACTAATGTGGaccaaaattgaccaaaatgttgatgtgattCAAAATGAgtgtaacaacaataaatgttacatTTTcgcttttagatattatatagatttgtaAGCCTTACATGTACTATGTAGAAAGTTTGTACTAACTACAATATCACTAAAAGTAAGTAGGAATTTGTTTATAATGTTACTGATGTGATATTAATCAATCATGttactttataaattttttagttagTAAACAATATTCcgcttttagatattatatagatttgtaAGACTTACATGTACTATGTAGAAAGTTTGTACTAACTACAATATCACTAAAAGTAAGTAGGAATTTGTTTATAATGTTGCTGATGTGATATTAATCAATCATGttactttataaattttttagttagtaaacaatatcatttaaatgttctttttactattaaaaattaatgaaaacatTCAAAGATGCATAATTTAAAAGATCttattgtttgattaatattgatttggaaaaaaaaaaaaaaaagcttaaatgACTTCACGTACTAACAGATTTggaacaaataaataaattaactcatttaatGATTTATTAAATAGATATTGATTGATATTGATTATATAGATAGATATAGATGTAGATTATTTGCTAATGCTTTTTGCTGAGGGTAAGAACTAAGAACTAGTCCCAAAGAATGTCAGGTACGTGAATCATTATATAAAAATCACTAATGTCatataaatatgattttttctaCATGGTTATGCTAtaagttgaaaagaaagaaacaatatTCTTGTTTAGAGTCCCATAGAGCAAGGAAAGAATGAATAATGATGAgtgagaaattagtaaaaaaagatgactaaaatatttataagaaacCAATTAGAGTAACATGACAGAAAACAATGCAATGGACATAATTAAAAGAGAGGAGAATCATTGGAGGTATTGACTTACTTGTGCAATATCTGCTTCAACGCATGGGACAGATTCAGAATATCATTTGGTGTCCAAACCCTTTTTAATACAGAATTATTTTTGCTTTCTAACTTTTTAAGGCCTTCCATTGCAAGATCGCCATACTTGTAGACAGGCTGAGCACCAGAATTATCAGACATACTGTTGCATTCAAGTGTTTCAGCCTTTACATTCTGCTTATCAGAAATAGTTTGCCTGCCCATCAGGCTATTAAAATCTACAGGGTTCTCAAGCTCAGGCATCTGAGGAACAATAGTTGGGATTGAAATAAATTAGatcattgaaagaaaaaagaaaaatcttgctatgaaaaaaatatttttttaaaggaaatacATAGtgaaaatgtaaattttcaTAGAGCTTGCTCATgagtaaataaatttaaaaaaaaaaaaaaaaaaaaaaaaactcctaacAAACTACATTCCATAGAGTTAGTTGAGTATCACTCTGTATATTTGCATATTAAACAAGACTTTGACCAATTTAAGGACAAGGATAAGacagaaaaatgaaaactgACAGACATGGATGCTTAGTGAAGTATGTTCTCTCTAGGGACTACTACTCACATCTCAAAGAACCTTAAAGACAATAATTCAGTTTCATTTTAACACAagtgttaataaaataaatattcaacaacttttcaaatttcaagttcAGTAAATCTCAACAAAACTTATTAATGCACCAGTCAGAGCTTCGTTAAACATCCTTTAGAAAGAATTTAATAGGGTCGATGACTCCTATGGAAATCTTTTATCAtcctaaaaagaaaagatgcacaaaagaaaagggaagggaaaaaaggaagacaaaCCTATTATCATCACAATGGGGTCTTTACACATTCATATGTTAAGCATATAGTCTTAGGCTGCATTTGGATGGATTTGGATGGatctttgaaatttcaagaCTTTTGCATTATATGGAGACAATTTACAATTTACCAAAAGCCTTGTAGCTCCCTGCCCCACTTGttctaaaaattatcaaaagcaTTACAGGGAGACAACATCCACAACTAGAATCCTAATAGCATAATTTATGCCTTAAAATTTTTCTGTTCCTAAACTTAGATGAAGGATTATAAAGGAGGGATCCAAATAAACATTTCTTAACTAAACTTTAGCCAAATCCCCTGCATAAATCCCTTCTTGTGCTCACTCAGAATTGAGCTGTTTTATTAAAACCCCTGAATTGGTGAAGTTACTGAAGACATTTTATCTGCAAGAACAATATAATATCTACCTTCCCAGAATATAGAATGTCAAAGTGGCCACCAGTCCCTGTAGAAGGCACATTTCCCCATGCCAATGCATCAAGATTTCCTTTAAGATTATCCACAACTCCAGCCTTAGCAGCATTAAGAAAGCAAGCACCAGGGTTCTGCACAAAAAACGGAAGACAGTCAGGATTACATGCCTAcaaataattttcattaaaagAATCACGGCAAtaccaaaataaagaaaaacacatgTGAGAACTAACAGAAAAGCACGCTTGCATGAAGGGTGATGAGACAGATGCATGTTCTCTTTGTCGAGCAATGCCTCTTGCATTCAAGCCAACAAACTCTCCTGTAGCGGATAGACTATCAGCAACAAGAACCAAATGTTGAGGATGTATGGACTTTCCAACATCAGATATTGCAACTTCTAAACTCTGCACATGAAAAGACATAGTAGTAGTTAAGAGTAAGTATCAGTTACCTTGAAATTTGAAATGCAAATCCACTCCCCTCCCCctagaaaccaaagaaaaaaacaaatcttaGGCAACAGAATACACctcaagaaaatatttccatccAGCTTCTATTCCAAAGGCCAAAACAATATCATGAACATTATCTGCATGACTGCGCGACCAGTCGATCATATCCGTCATTTGGACACAATCATTCGAAATTAAACTCTCAAGATCTGTTGTATCACAGCCTGCTGACATAGCAACTCTCAAGTAGAGTTCACTAAACGAACCATGATGACGTCTTGATACTTTAGGTTGATCATTCCATAAAATGTCCACTTTCTTTATCTCAGGGAATcctaaagaaaattcaagaaacgTGAAAATgagtataaataaatacaaaacaaGCATGAATGACATATTCAGCAAACAATAAATAGAATATGCACAAGTCTATATCTTGAAATGGAATGGCTTAGTAAATATATAGAGGTGCTTTAGTGCGCTACCAACCTTTAACAACTGTTTGAAGAATGAAAGGTATGAAGGAGTCTCTAACTGAATCCAATGCTAAAGGAGTCTTGTAAATTTCAGGTATTGCGACAGTGATGCAAAATGCATCATTGTCTTCCTTCTGTGTCTCAACTACAGAACAATCGCTGCCATTTAATCAACCAAGTCAAAAGggaatattataatattaaaccAAGGTACTTTTGTAAGATCATGGTCATACTTTCATTTTGGTATTAAAGCATGAGTAACatatcaaaagttaaaaaaaatagtctttTCCAAAAgcggccaaaaaataaaatcattacatgcatagagagagagagcgaggcAGAGAGATAAAAGGAACATGAACTTTTGGGATAAAACACTATGAATGGAGagattatttatttcattttttacctTATTCATAAGATACACTCACCCAATGGCTTGTAAACCCACAATCTTACCCTCCATCCGCACTTGTGAGAGAGGGAAGTACCATTTGAGTTAGCAATTACGGACTATTTTTTATCTATGCTAATATTTAATGGGCTTTTCCTATTTGGACTGGACATTTTTTtggttccaaaatacccctacagcCTAGGTTTAAGTAGGGGCAAAACTTGAGAATAATACTGcaaaaatatatctctaactcTCTCCTAAAACGtttcctacaaaataggatcactctccCACTAACCCATTTCTTCAAAGCAACTATacatttacttttctttttttctttttttttttaaagaaaaacaagttaaacaaaaaataaaaaatcatcctCACATTTATCTTCCTATccaattattaacctttaccaaaaaaaaatataagagttTTTGAGAACGAGCGTGAgtgcgtgcttagaggctagtttacaataaactttgtttgaatttgaaacAAATTATTAGATTAATTGATGAGAAAACTAATTGAATCATGGAATTaaaagaaaggggggggggggggggggcatgtGGCACAACAGATGCAACTACAATTTTGAGACCTGACTTTATGTTTATCTAGATTTCCAAACCTTAACAAATCATAATATGCTGAAAAACAGAATGGACTGTACTAAGTGTGTATTACAAATAAACTTTGGAGTACCAGTCAAAATGGATATTGTAAGAGCATAggatcaaaattttcaatttcaaacatATAAATTGATCTAACAAAGAGAATTATTCAATGAGACTGCTACAGCTTCATTCCATGACTGATTACTACATTTGGGATGCATGAGTCACATCAATTTAATATGACTATCCTCTAAGCATGTTGTTTAAAGATGCTTTCTGCTAGCATCTATAGTTGGCACATTAATATTATATTCAGCCTAATTATTACCATATGCTTTACATGTAAAAATGTCGACTATGCagcattagttttttttaaaaaaaaaaaaaaaaactgactttACACTGTTcaaattgataatataattttttgtaagtaTATGTATAGACAATAAACATAGGATCGTTTATATGCAATTTCAGGTTATTTTCGTTTAATTGAATAGTTGCATGAGTAATCACCAATCAACACAAATAAATAGTGTAgagttagaataaaatttttacgTAATTTCCTGTAAATTTATATCATTTACTTTTTCTAAAACAGTATAAGGGAAAAGTACACAAAAACCCCATGtggtttctcattaaaacatgGAACCCCCTAAAGTTTTGAATATAACACTTACCCTTTGTTATATCATTTTATGTATAAAACATTAAACATATGTACAAATAAACGGTGAGTTGCTCATGTGACAATACTACATGTGGGCTTTGTGTTACACTCCAAAACCCTAGGGAGTTACATACTTAAGGTTTACACATAAAACAATACTCTAAGGGGGTTAAGTGTTACCTTCGAAAGTTTAGGGGGTTTTCGTATTTTACCAATACACCAtaagaaagggggggggggggttgttccTGAATTATTCCAGTGCCAAAATGCAAAAATCACCAAGAGGGTTTGGGTCAATTGCAAACTGACCCCTTAGGATTTCAATATTTCCATCTAACTCTCTAAGGTTTTAATATATGTGAAATTGATCCCTAATCTATGTTAAAATTCCCTCAGTTTAAGTGATGATTACAGGTGACCAGGtttattacataattttcatttgatataaaatttactaaaactaatatgaaatttaataatttttttttaaaacaataaaatcattttgaaaaattaaatttagcaaaaaatatatataattttttttttcaaaaaagaaaaacgaatTAATGTTGCATTAAGATTAATTAATTTGTGCCTTTAGGTCtgaatttatcattttaagggaattattatttttttatatcttttgtattttttttcaaaaatttaatttattaaattttaacttttttttttaattgcaggTAACCACTTTCCATCACTAAAATTGACGAAATTTTAGCATAGGGGTTAATTTCACAAATATGAAAACCTCAAGGATTTACAATGAAGAATTGAAACCCCAAGgaatgtttttgaattttgacatttttccaaattataaatattgaaTACACTTGATATATAATAGGTGAAATTTAACTACAACAATTTAATGGGCTAGATGCTCAGTTTTGgttttgcttttcttctttaggtAAAATGTAGACtcattttcatattattttcaacAGCTCAAAAAATTTAGGCAGTAGTAGAATGATAACTAGTAGCATCCAagcttttcattttatttagaCATTAATTGTTTTGCTGTAACATGTGACAATACTCCTAAATGTAGCCATATTAATTTCTACCAGTTATTACAAATatatgatgttttctaatttgtaAAAAGAAGTCCACTTCATACTAAAAAATCAGTGAAAACAACAGAAACATAGGAAGAATCtaccaaaaaaatgaacatgaaaaaaaatccccaatggTAAGTTTAACTAAATCTTTTAATCAAACAGAAGGAGAAGCTTACTCGCTCAATATTTGCAAGTTGGGAAGATTTGATTCTGATTCTGTTTCCGAAGAATTACACCTCTTGTGAAGGGAACTCATGATTGAATGTACTGTTAATCCCCTTCTCTTCACAATTTCCTGAAAGTACATATATTTATACCTGATATCTGGGACTCGCATAAATGTAGAAAAGATATGGATAGCAAGATTGTAATACCTTGCATAAATGAAAATGACAGACCCAAGGACTGAAATGTGTCTTGCTACAAGTCTGTGGAGAAAAGCTAATACACACAGAATCACATTAATTAATATCAGATGAAACTATGTAGTCATTGTTAATATTAAACATGAAAcaggagagaaaaagaagctAACGTTATCATGACAGTAGACACAATGTCTGAAAATATTAGTCTCTCCAAATGATTCTTAACCTCCAAGGCTCCATACTCAAAACCATGCGTCCGTCTTCCAAGtttcttagaaaaaaatattgaccAAGTTGTGTCGGAATTATGTTTTCTTGAACCACATTCCAGTATATTCTGCATAATTAACCCAGATCACAAAAGTTCTGTCAAGAATTATCGTGACATAATTATAAATACATTTAATCAACTAGAACATCACCCAATGATAAgtccaaaaatgcaaaactacataaaaatctaaaaatgcaTGCAGATTAGCGAGGAACCAATGTAATGAATGTCAATGGACAGGTCATGCCCTACTTcaacacaaaagaaagaaacaacaatCTACTGGACCACTAGCTACATAGACCACTAACAAAGTCATGTAAAATTTGGATAACTACCATACGTGAAACATCAAAAGGAACAGTATTTTTTAGGTGATTAGACTACCTGCTCAAATGAGATAAGCAGATTTGAATTTCTTAATTAGTTGtaatacattatttaaaattcttAATTACATTAAGAAACTCGAGGAGTGAACCTTGTAAGGGTATAAGTTCATGTGgttccattttatttaaattaatctCTTGATATTAATGGCCTCCTGCATTTAGGCATGTGTTTTCTAGCAGGAAAAAAATCCTTGTGTTTTCTATTCACTTTGGAAAACTGAATTATAATAGGCTTCACTTCAGCAAATTTGGTGTTTTATTTTACAAAGAATAAGATACTCTTAAGCCTTAGAACATGACATTCAACAATGGATACAGTCACTTGACCATCTACCCTTACAGGTACCAGTATGTTCATTGAAACAAACATACGCAACTGCAAATCTGACTATGCAACCAAGTTCATATACTCAAGTCTTTCAGGTTAGACTGAATTTGGCACCCTAGCTACTACatgtcaaattaaaatttttttaaagctatACGATCAACAAATGATCTCCTACATGATTAAGATGACAGTAAAAGTTGATACAATATGAGCTCCATTCCCCTTTTGCCACACATTTATAGGCAGATTTATATAACAGGAGAGCTCAAATCTAAATGAATATGTAAGACACATACATGGAAACTAAATAAAGGCACACTGAACAAAAAATAAGTATTATAATGTTAGTTTAAATAAGCATTAAAATATCCAAATCCTCATATACTAGGCAACAAAAACTAATCAGATAATTTTCAAGATGTAACTTTTGTATAATAtcttacccttaaaaaaaaagcacaatctctctctctctctctctctccacatgAAGCTCCggtttaattttcttattacatatatcatatataagtTCTCAGATACATTGCTCTCCCTTTCCAAGTCTAACTTCTGAAATCCAATAAATATTAATTCTGGGTATTCCGTTCCAATTTAACTAAGAATTTTTTCCTAGAAATTAAATTGTCTAGATCTTAATTACACGACTAAGAAGTACAATCCATTGCCATCAATGTCTTAGTCAAGAGAATAATCCTTGTCTTCAGTCTAACATTGGCCATAGATTCAAACGACAACTCCAAATTCAACCTTTGGAGAATGGAGAatacttatgaaaaaaaattgtcaaataaGAACGTTGGAGCATCATAAGACATTAAAGATGGTTGGAACACATGTTCAGGTGAACTGCTTCTCGGAGGGGAGGGgattcttatttattaaaagtagATTCAGTCAATTGCATGTTGATTGGTGtgtaattttttagaattcatTTAACATGACTCTGCAAATATTCAACATCAGCAATTGACTGAGCCAAATACCCTCAGATATTccccccaaaaaagaagaataaaaaaccATATGTTAACCCTGGCACAAGAGCAGGAAGAGTACCTTTAGATTCAGCAATGGAGAAGTTTGAAGTAGACTAATTGGTTGATCCAAAGCACTATATGCCACTTCTGAAATGGCAGAAGCAGACCATGAACCCACAGGCTGGCCACCAatggcatcatcatcatcaacactCTCACTAAATAAGTCATGGGTGCTGCTATTTGGAGTTGATTTGtccttattaatattataagaGAACTGAATAAGCTGATTCCCATATGCATTTCTAACTGTTCCATCATATGCGGTATACAAATCGCGCATTAAGAACATAAGCCTTCGGTTCAAAGTCCCAGGGAGATCTGCATTGGCACTGAAAGAACTATCTCGACTTGCTACTGAATGAACAAAACATTCGAAAGGATTCAAGCCCGCCAGAAAGGAATTTTCAACCACAGCATATGGGATGTAAGATCCAGCATGTTCAGGAGAATTTTCAACCTTCTGGACTGAATCATGTGCCTTTCGATTATTCCAGGAAGCACATGAAAGTTGGCGGGGGATTCTAAATGATAGCGGAACCATTGAATGTTGCAAGCCAAGACACATGCTATGCTGAACCAATTTCAGCAAATTACCCTTGCTTCCAGCCTTAAACATAACCAGAAATGAGTTATCCTTACTAGCATATTTGTAGACTAAAGTTTGAATATCCTGAAACACTTGCTTGAAAGCATCAGCAGAGACTTGACATAGTGCTGCAGATTTTTGCTTCTCATAATAGAAATGCTCCACATCAAGAACCACAGAATTCTCCTCATCACCTTTGGCAAGAAAATCCTGAAAAGAATCTATCATCAACAGTTTGAAATTAGAGGTctgctcttcttcttttaaaccaaaatttatttcatcCATCATGTTTTTCCGGGAGCGTAAGTTAGAGCAGAGGTACAAGTCTGAAAGTGAAACACTCAAGCCCTGCATAGACAACCACTCACAAAGAACTTCCTGAGCAGCATACAAGAAGTCAACTACTTTACCCCGACAATGTTTGACAAGACTATGAAAAAGGTTGCCATCATTGTCACATAGCCAAAACGATCCCTCAGAAGATAAAAGCTCTCCATTACTAACATGAACACCATTTGAAggaaaaacataatcaaacCCTGGGGGCAGAAGCATGCTGAATATTTGCTTGCCAGTCCAAACAGAACCATTAAGTGAGGGAGCTTTGACGATTGCAGGCAACGGAAATTGATATGGGGAAAACATTTGTAGCTGCTGCAGTTGAAAAAGGTTCAAGGAAACCCCATCCTCCATGATCAAATGAGCAGCAGTTAAACTATCCTGACTTAGTGAAAGCAGGTTCCTACCATTTTGCCCATCTATTACTTGCCTATCTAAAGCAACAAGCTCACTAAGTTCAACTCTAGCATCAATTGATTGAGAAACATAGCCATGAAGACAGTCACCATCAAAATCCCCGCGAAGAGGAGAACAGCAAAGTGGGTTTATGGAAACAACTGAAGTTATTGGCAGGACCTTGACAGATAAAGCTATAAGGGAGTGTTGATGTATGGATGGAGGCCTATTTATCAACACGATATCTCCATTATTCAGGGGCCTATACATTGTGTCCCCAATATGAAATTCATTAATATGATGGACACAAACCAATTCACCTTTTCTGCGAACATAAACCTTTCCCTTCTCAATAAAAGATAGTGTACAGTCAACAATGAACTTATCAAAGTTCCATCTATTCAAACTCTCAGAAATTTGCAATTGCTCTGCAATATGACATGGTATACCAATTTCACTGAGCTTGATATATGGATCGCCAACAACAACCATGCGAAAACAATGATCACTTCGCTTCCCAAGAACAACATCTTTGATCCATCTCAACCCAGAAGAGCTGGAAGGATCTGTACCGTTTTTTTGTTGGGCAGAAGCCAAAACATTATTAGATGACTTGCCTGAGCTTAACTGCATGTtaggaatataaaaataagcAAGATGCATAATGATACACAAAAAATCTGACTCAAAAACTAGAAGAAATCAAGGCTGTGCAGCTTGCCTTTGAAAATTTCAGGCAGTCCAGAACACGAGAACCCAACTCATTAGCTGTCCCGGTAAAACCAACCAATTTCTTGTAGGCCCTGGTCCGTTCATCCTACAACAATTAATCAGAATCAATGCAAGAGAGCATTAACCAGAAATCTTGCAAGATGATGTGATTTGAAATCTGTTTCAAAACAATGAGAAGAGTGAATGAGAGAATTCTTACAAAGAATAATTGCTGTGGAATTGTATGTGTAATTTCACACACACGATGATAATTTGGTGTCACAGGAAAACAGTTTAGGAAAAGTGAATCTGTCCTCGAAACAAACTTTTTGATGAACTTAAGATCTACAGATTTCAACAAATAATGAAcctgaaaaacaaaaataaggaaTCATAATAAAGGGTGCATCATAGACCTTTCGGGTTGGCATAGGAACAGTATGCCTAATTGTGACAGCAATTAgaacaaaaccaaatcaaacaattCAGTATATTGTCAGTGAACAGCACAGAGAATGGTTTGTAAAGGCAACACCAATTTGAAAAGATAGTAAAGGTGTTGTGTCAAGGATGGTGTGATATTTATTGGTGTCATATTATGCCTACTCTTCCTAAAATTAAAGAATACAGCAGATTTAAAATCTATTGAGGAAGGCTATGCTACCTGGGCATGTGATAGAACCCTTCTATTTGGTTTCAAATTACTTTCTTCTTGATTATCATCTTTTGGaataaaatcccaaaaatcaGCTGGTAGACTCCTTAAACTTTCTGTCTGAGACTTCTTTGGCAACCTTTCATTTACCTCTACCATAATTGcactttttttaaagagttCATTAGTGGAAACTTTGAATTTTACTGTTGGATACCACTCTGTTGAATTTCCCTGTTTAttacaaaagtgacaaacaacaacaaaggtTTAGTcccaaaatattaaaatcacGCAAGCAAAAAAGGCAAAGAAGATTAATAAGAGTATAGAAAACTTACCACACAATATTTGCAACCCTTAGGTTGATTATGATCAAATGCTGAATCCCCATCCAGCTACATGCATGATTAGCCAAGCATAAGACACCATCAACTACAAGCAGATGACTAGGAAATATCCATTCAACTTAAAATTAAACTAGTCTACATTAAAATCTTCAAAATGGGGTGAATGTTAATTGATAGCATGTATACAAGAAATTTTTCTCCACAATGGTCTGCATAAAATACAAGAATTTTAGATAGTGCAGTTCATGTATGTTTTTAGGATCT encodes:
- the LOC115989355 gene encoding DNA-directed RNA polymerase IV subunit 1-like, which gives rise to MTCMKSKSPMENDLYEEQQFPSGLLTGICFNIASKKDTEKISVLAVDAVSDLSDPKLGVPNLSNECLTCGAKDTKNCEGHFGFIDFPFTIVHPFFLSEAAKILNKICPGCKSIKQELQVKLDGDSAFDHNQPKGCKYCVGNSTEWYPTVKFKVSTNELFKKSAIMVEVNERLPKKSQTESLRSLPADFWDFIPKDDNQEESNLKPNRRVLSHAQVHYLLKSVDLKFIKKFVSRTDSLFLNCFPVTPNYHRVCEITHTIPQQLFFDERTRAYKKLVGFTGTANELGSRVLDCLKFSKLSSGKSSNNVLASAQQKNGTDPSSSSGLRWIKDVVLGKRSDHCFRMVVVGDPYIKLSEIGIPCHIAEQLQISESLNRWNFDKFIVDCTLSFIEKGKVYVRRKGELVCVHHINEFHIGDTMYRPLNNGDIVLINRPPSIHQHSLIALSVKVLPITSVVSINPLCCSPLRGDFDGDCLHGYVSQSIDARVELSELVALDRQVIDGQNGRNLLSLSQDSLTAAHLIMEDGVSLNLFQLQQLQMFSPYQFPLPAIVKAPSLNGSVWTGKQIFSMLLPPGFDYVFPSNGVHVSNGELLSSEGSFWLCDNDGNLFHSLVKHCRGKVVDFLYAAQEVLCEWLSMQGLSVSLSDLYLCSNLRSRKNMMDEINFGLKEEEQTSNFKLLMIDSFQDFLAKGDEENSVVLDVEHFYYEKQKSAALCQVSADAFKQVFQDIQTLVYKYASKDNSFLVMFKAGSKGNLLKLVQHSMCLGLQHSMVPLSFRIPRQLSCASWNNRKAHDSVQKVENSPEHAGSYIPYAVVENSFLAGLNPFECFVHSVASRDSSFSANADLPGTLNRRLMFLMRDLYTAYDGTVRNAYGNQLIQFSYNINKDKSTPNSSTHDLFSESVDDDDAIGGQPVGSWSASAISEVAYSALDQPISLLQTSPLLNLKNILECGSRKHNSDTTWSIFFSKKLGRRTHGFEYGALEVKNHLERLIFSDIVSTVMITFSPQTCSKTHFSPWVCHFHLCKEIVKRRGLTVHSIMSSLHKRCNSSETESESNLPNLQILSDDCSVVETQKEDNDAFCITVAIPEIYKTPLALDSVRDSFIPFILQTVVKGFPEIKKVDILWNDQPKVSRRHHGSFSELYLRVAMSAGCDTTDLESLISNDCVQMTDMIDWSRSHADNVHDIVLAFGIEAGWKYFLESLEVAISDVGKSIHPQHLVLVADSLSATGEFVGLNARGIARQREHASVSSPFMQACFSNPGACFLNAAKAGVVDNLKGNLDALAWGNVPSTGTGGHFDILYSGKMPELENPVDFNSLMGRQTISDKQNVKAETLECNSMSDNSGAQPVYKYGDLAMEGLKKLESKNNSVLKRVWTPNDILNLSHALKQILHKYPINQMVNDQDKSILMTALYFHPRREEKFGIRAKDVHAIKVVCHPKYQNTRCFEVERNDGTTEDFSYHKCVIAALEIIDPKRAEAYKSKWLQNCNS